Proteins from a single region of Fundulus heteroclitus isolate FHET01 chromosome 12, MU-UCD_Fhet_4.1, whole genome shotgun sequence:
- the LOC105922457 gene encoding GTPase IMAP family member 8, with product MKKKQFDFFKLNPFKKSELACGEWKGKPVKVVKLPDIFNLSMKALLEEINSCLTLCLPGPNVLLLLVKPSDFNEKDRKILNFVMTLFHQDAFKHAMVIITHDNEMRPSVNELLSDCNGRHYNMFREDFTQLMEEIENIVHENKGTYLSLKEETSRPQQEQIKPSLNLVLCGRRGAGKTSAAKAILGQTELKSNSSVSIKNQGEVSRRWVSVVELPALYGRSERERMKESFRCVSLCDPEGVHAFMLVLPVGPLTDEDKGELQTIQDMFNSVVNDFTMVLFTVESDPKAPDVVNFISRDRDIQRLIQRCGARYVVVNIKDKQQIPELLSGVEKTIILKNSPRFYASETFTRAQMEKTIKQDEHITRLEAEMKKLKKTQSDLCTESDQSSANLRIVLIGKTGCGKSSSGNTILGRKAFKAESSPKSVTKRCQKEECVVDGRPVAVVDTPGLFDDSLSHEEVNDETLKCMSLLAPGPHVFLLVLRIGRFTPEEKETLRLIKEGFGKGSEKFTIILFTNGDNLEHEEKTIEDYIREDELLEKLISDCGGRYHVFNNYDRQNRTQVSDLIKKIDRMVKENNGCFYTNEMLQEAEAAIQKKTEKILKEKEEEMKREREELKRKYEEDMQEMKRKMEEEKEKLKQEADWKLKEMKENIDKEHKQREREQAKREKEKRKRETDDKTHRQSFIQQLDDLDKQIQLEKEEKNSVNRELERIREEKEKDKEAWEKERKEWWEKQKEEEEKRKEEEQRKLRELEEQYKEERERYEEERKKEEQIRREQEEKERKILEEKLERLQKEYKDRAREEAVKSNEFQEKYKKEFEAQKEALKEQMKDKDEKYDLLKALAAYKEAEKRKQHQREISNLVNCVSKKTENITAVKDLLIKHEKELKQTNTETEKEKMQKNHETEISELVEKLLRETETKSSCSIL from the exons ATGAAGAAAAAGCAATTTGACTTTTTCAAACTTAACCCTTTCAAGAAAAGTGAGTTGGCTTGTGGAGAATGGAAAGGAAAACCAGTCAAGGTTGTAAAATTGCCTGACATATTCAATCTTTCAATGAAAGCTTTATTAGAAGAAATTAACAGTTGTTTGACACTTTGCCTTCCTGGACCGAACGTTCTGCTGCTGTTAGTGAAGCCTTCAGATTTCAATGAGAAGGACAGAAAAATACTGAATTTTGTTATGACTTTGTTTCATCAAGATGCCTTCAAGCATGCCATGGTCATCATAACACATGATAATGAAATGAGACCCTCTGTTAATGAACTTTTAAGCGATTGCAATGGAAGACACTACAATATGTTTAGAGAAGATTTCACACAGTTGATGGAGGAGATCGAGAACATAGTGCATGAAAACAAAGGAACATATCTTTCCTTGAAAGAAGAGACCAGCAGACCCCAACAGGAACAGATCAAACCTTCACTAAACCTGGTTCTGTGTGGGAGGAGAGGAGCAGGGAAGACCTCAGCAGCCaaggccatcttaggtcagactgAGCTAAAATCCAACTCATCAGTTAGTATTAAAAACCAGGGAGAGGTCAGCAGACGTTGGGTTTCTGTGGTGGAGCTGCCTGCCTTGTACGGAAGATCAGAGCGGGAAAGGATGAAGGAATCATTCAGGTGCGTCTCCCTCTGTGATCCTGAGGGGGTCCACGCCTTCATGCTGGTCCTACCTGTGGGTCCCCTCACTGATGAAGACAAAGGAGAGTTACAGACCATCCAGGACATGTTCAACTCTGTGGTCAATGACTTCACCATGGTTCTGTTCACTGTGGAGTCAGATCCTAAAGCTCCAGATGTGGTTAACTTTATaagcagagacagagacatCCAGAGGCTTATTCAGAGATGTGGAGCAAGATATGTTGTTGTCAACATCAAGGACAAGCAGCAGATTCCAGAACTGCTAAGCGGGGTGGAAAAAACAATCATTCTCAAGAATTCACCACGTTTTTACGCTTCAGAGACTTTTACAAGGGCCCAAATGGAGAAGACCATAAAACAAGATGAACACATCACCAGACTAGAGGCTGAAATGAAGAAACTCAAAAAGACACAGTCTGATCTTT gtACTGAATCAGATCAAAGCTCTGCGAATCTGAGGATTGTTCTAATTGGAAAGACCGGTTGTGGAAAGAGCTCTTCTGGAAACACAATCCTGGGACGTAAAGCCTTTAAAGCCGAGTCCAGCCCCAAATCAGTCACAAAACGTTGTCAGAAAGAAGAGTGTGTGGTGGACGGTCGTCCTGTTGCTGTCGTCGACACTCCTGGTTTATTTGATGACAGTTTGAGCCATGAAGAAGTTAATGATGAGACTTTGAAATGTATGAGTCTCCTGGCTCCAGGTCCACATGTCTTCCTGCTGGTGTTACGGATTGGAAGATTCACTCCAGAGGAGAAGGAGACTTTAAGATTAATAAAGGAAGGCTTTGGAAAAGGTTCAGAAAAGTTCACCATCATTCTTTTTACAAATGGGGATAATTTGGAACATGAGGAGAAGACAATCGAGGATTACATAAGAGAAGATGAATTGTTAGAGAAGCTCATTTCTGACTGTGGAGGAAGATACCATGTGTTTAACAACTATGACAGACAGAACCGAACACAGGTCAGTGACCTGATTAAAAAGATCGACAGGATGGTGAAGGAAAATAACGGCTGCTTCTACACCAATGAGATGCTGCAGGAGGCTGAAGCTGCcatccagaaaaaaacagagaagattCTCAAGGAGAAGGAAGAAGAGatgaagagagagagggaggaactTAAGAGAAAGTATGAGGAAGATATGcaagaaatgaaaagaaaaatggaagaagaaaaagaaaaactaaaacaggaagCAGACTGGAAACTGAAGGAAATGAAAGAGAATATTGATAAAGAGCATAAACAAAGAGAGAGGGAGCAggcaaagagagaaaaagaaaagaggaaaagagaaaCCGATGACAAAACTCACCGACAGAGTTTTATACAGCAGCTTGACGATCTGGACAAACAAATTCAAttagaaaaagaggaaaagaacagTGTCAACAGAGAGCTGGAAAGGATCAGAGAAGAGAAGGAGAAAGATAAAGAGGCTTGGGAAAAAGAACGCAAAGAATGGtgggagaaacaaaaagaggaagaagagaagagaaaagaggaagagcAAAGAAAACTGAGAGAACTTGAGGAGCAGTACAAGGAGGAACGTGAAAGAtatgaagaggaaagaaagaaagaagaacaaaTCAGaagagaacaagaagaaaaagaacgaAAGATTTTAGAGGAAAAGCTGGAACGACTTCAAAAGGAATACAAAGACAGAGCGAGAGAGGAAGCTGTCAAGTCAAACGAATTCCAggagaaatataaaaaggagTTTGAAGCACAAAAGGAGGCGCTTAAGGAGCAAATGAAGGACAAGGATGAGAAGTATGACCTGTTGAAGGCACTGGCAGCATACAAGGAAGCAGAAAAGAGGAAGCAACATCAGCGTGAAATTAGTAATTTAGTGAACTGTGTCTCCAAGAAGACTGAAAATATAACAGCAGTTAAAGATTTACTAATAAAACACGAGAAAGAATTAAAGCAGACCAATACAgagacagaaaaggaaaaaatgcagaaaaatcatGAAACTGAAATAAGTGAACTGGTGGAGAAACTTCTTAGGgaaacagagacaaaatccTCATGTTCCATTTTATGA